One region of Mycolicibacterium rhodesiae NBB3 genomic DNA includes:
- a CDS encoding acyl-CoA dehydrogenase family protein, whose amino-acid sequence MTGSALIGRWLESGALELPLPGGGETARRWRCLAALARVDIVAGRLAEAHTDAIAILAELDSSEVKPGRLWGVWAAESRDAVLNAHSDEDATTLDGTKVWCSGAGLCTHALVTARLESGDRGLFAVDLRQAGVQPLPSGWRNSGMAESDTRSVQFSNAPATPVGPPGEYLARAGFWHGAIGVAACWLGGARAVAEPLYARAAEDRVDPHALAHLGAVDAALAAGEAMLSWAASAVDDDPLNRKGMAELIARRTRAVVETAVEETIVRTGRALGPAPLSHDAQHAKRVADLTMYVRQSHAERDLERLGVLAGATR is encoded by the coding sequence ATGACCGGCAGTGCCCTGATCGGTCGATGGCTCGAGTCGGGCGCATTGGAACTGCCGCTTCCCGGCGGCGGCGAGACGGCGCGGCGGTGGCGTTGCCTTGCGGCACTTGCGAGGGTCGACATCGTGGCGGGCCGGTTGGCTGAAGCGCATACCGATGCAATCGCGATCTTGGCCGAACTCGATTCCTCCGAGGTGAAACCTGGTCGGCTATGGGGTGTTTGGGCGGCGGAATCCCGGGATGCCGTGCTCAATGCGCACAGTGACGAGGATGCGACGACGCTCGACGGCACCAAGGTGTGGTGCTCAGGCGCGGGGCTGTGCACACACGCCCTCGTGACGGCGCGCCTGGAGTCCGGCGATCGGGGATTGTTCGCCGTCGACCTCAGGCAGGCCGGAGTGCAGCCGCTCCCGAGCGGGTGGCGTAATTCTGGGATGGCCGAATCAGACACGCGCTCAGTGCAATTCAGCAATGCGCCGGCAACACCGGTCGGTCCGCCCGGGGAGTATCTGGCCCGGGCCGGCTTCTGGCACGGCGCGATCGGCGTCGCGGCGTGCTGGCTCGGCGGTGCTAGGGCCGTAGCGGAACCGTTGTATGCCCGCGCCGCCGAGGATCGCGTTGACCCGCACGCGCTGGCACATCTGGGAGCGGTCGACGCAGCGCTGGCCGCCGGCGAGGCGATGCTCTCGTGGGCCGCGAGCGCCGTCGACGACGATCCGTTGAACCGCAAGGGCATGGCCGAGTTGATCGCCAGGCGTACCCGGGCCGTGGTCGAGACCGCGGTGGAGGAGACGATCGTGCGCACCGGCCGCGCGCTCGGCCCGGCACCGTTGAGTCACGACGCCCAGCATGCGAAGCGGGTCGCCGATTTGACCATGTACGTCCGGCAGAGCCACGCCGAGCGGGATCTGGAGCGACTGGGAGTGCTGGCAGGAGCGACGCGATGA
- a CDS encoding glycosyltransferase → MTELEQAVVVVPAHNEIERLPRSLSALLAASMRTTMRVLIVVVLDACDDGSERLAQRFGPNVHFISIDAGNVGAARAAGFSYARSVCTATEAARTWFATTDADTIVESNWLSHMAGAGADMVLGTVRIPVWRLPVEVARRYLAAYQSNGPGHDHVHGANMGFRADAYWSVGGFRALATGEDVDLVERFEAAHLSIHRDAKLSVTTSARQDGRAPGGFAAHLRQLGLSSRSRKVAEA, encoded by the coding sequence ATGACCGAGCTCGAGCAGGCTGTCGTGGTCGTCCCCGCGCACAACGAGATCGAGCGTTTGCCGCGCAGCCTGTCGGCATTGCTGGCCGCGTCGATGCGCACGACGATGCGGGTCCTGATCGTCGTGGTTCTCGATGCCTGCGATGACGGCAGTGAGCGGCTCGCGCAGCGGTTCGGTCCGAACGTGCACTTCATCTCGATCGATGCGGGCAATGTGGGCGCCGCCCGCGCCGCCGGATTTTCCTACGCGCGCTCGGTGTGTACCGCCACCGAAGCTGCCCGCACCTGGTTCGCCACCACCGACGCCGACACCATCGTGGAAAGCAATTGGTTGTCACATATGGCGGGGGCCGGTGCCGACATGGTGCTCGGGACGGTGCGGATACCGGTATGGCGTCTGCCCGTGGAGGTGGCCCGCCGCTATCTGGCGGCTTACCAGTCGAACGGGCCCGGCCATGACCACGTGCACGGCGCCAACATGGGCTTCCGGGCAGACGCCTACTGGAGCGTCGGAGGTTTCCGGGCACTGGCCACCGGCGAGGACGTCGACCTCGTCGAGCGTTTCGAGGCAGCGCACCTGAGCATCCATCGCGACGCGAAACTCTCGGTGACGACGTCAGCACGTCAAGACGGGCGGGCACCTGGTGGATTTGCCGCCCATCTCCGTCAACTGGGTCTGTCATCGCGCAGCCGAAAGGTCGCGGAAGCATGA
- a CDS encoding HAD family hydrolase has protein sequence MGRVTVQAVLFDYSGTLFRLEEDDRWFEGIEVDERQVDVHLQAELMRRMTAPTGQHVKMTQKAHHAWINRDLAPHLHREAYLHVLRESGVADHHAEILYGLMIDPLNWTPYPDTVGVLQSLHQQGVKTAVVSNIAFDIRPAFESIGAAEYVDEFVLSFEVGAVKPNPEIFEAALGRLGVQAQQAVMVGDSDEADGGARALGCGFVLVHPLPTSLRRGGLRDALTDYGVRL, from the coding sequence ATGGGACGCGTGACCGTGCAAGCCGTCCTCTTCGACTACTCCGGCACACTGTTCCGCCTGGAAGAGGACGACCGCTGGTTCGAGGGCATAGAAGTCGACGAACGCCAGGTCGACGTCCACCTGCAGGCCGAGCTGATGCGGAGAATGACCGCGCCGACCGGTCAGCACGTCAAGATGACTCAGAAGGCGCACCACGCGTGGATCAACCGGGACCTGGCTCCGCACCTGCATCGCGAGGCGTACCTGCATGTACTCCGCGAGTCCGGCGTGGCCGACCATCATGCCGAAATCCTCTACGGCCTGATGATCGACCCGTTGAACTGGACGCCCTATCCCGACACCGTCGGCGTCCTGCAGAGCCTGCACCAGCAAGGCGTCAAAACGGCCGTGGTCTCAAATATCGCGTTCGACATTCGACCCGCTTTCGAATCGATCGGCGCTGCCGAATACGTCGACGAATTCGTGCTGTCCTTTGAGGTCGGCGCCGTGAAACCGAACCCGGAAATCTTCGAGGCCGCGCTGGGGCGGCTCGGGGTGCAGGCGCAGCAGGCGGTCATGGTCGGTGACAGCGACGAGGCCGACGGTGGCGCACGTGCCCTCGGCTGCGGATTCGTTCTGGTGCATCCGCTTCCCACGTCGCTACGTCGCGGCGGACTTCGTGACGCGCTGACGGACTACGGTGTCCGGCTGTGA
- a CDS encoding nitroreductase family deazaflavin-dependent oxidoreductase: MTGPAPIRSPWWLKPANRVFVVLLRLGVPVSRHESPVVLTVPGRKTGKPRSTPVTPMCVDGRRYVVNGYPGADWVHNVRAAERVSLTQGRRSESVRMVELSAEDARPVLREFPAQVSTGVDIMKRAGVLKTGTSDELEGLAGRLPVFRVDPVA; the protein is encoded by the coding sequence GTGACGGGTCCCGCGCCCATTCGCTCACCCTGGTGGCTCAAGCCCGCCAACAGGGTGTTCGTGGTGCTGCTGCGGCTCGGCGTGCCGGTCTCGCGGCATGAGTCGCCCGTGGTGCTGACGGTGCCGGGCCGCAAGACGGGTAAGCCGCGCTCTACGCCCGTGACGCCGATGTGCGTGGACGGCCGGCGCTATGTCGTGAACGGCTATCCGGGCGCCGACTGGGTTCACAATGTCCGCGCCGCCGAACGGGTGTCGCTCACCCAGGGCAGGCGATCGGAATCGGTCCGAATGGTCGAACTGAGCGCCGAGGATGCCCGCCCGGTCCTACGGGAGTTCCCCGCGCAAGTGTCGACCGGCGTCGACATCATGAAACGCGCAGGCGTGCTGAAGACGGGTACGTCCGACGAGTTGGAGGGGTTGGCCGGACGCCTGCCGGTGTTTCGCGTCGATCCGGTCGCGTAG
- a CDS encoding nitroreductase/quinone reductase family protein codes for MSNTERIRPPWWLKYVNKVMIGIQKLGVPMGDKGPVILVVPGRKSGKPRSTPITPMIVEGQKYVLGGLPGSDWAANLRAAGAAELKQGKNTERVRVVELPPDEARPLLRLFPVEVPTGVGFMKKAGLVTGPNPDEYEALAGRCPVFRFDPVSA; via the coding sequence ATGTCGAACACCGAGCGGATCCGCCCGCCGTGGTGGCTGAAGTACGTCAACAAAGTCATGATCGGGATACAGAAACTCGGTGTCCCCATGGGCGACAAGGGGCCGGTGATCCTCGTCGTGCCCGGGCGCAAGAGCGGCAAGCCGCGTTCGACACCGATCACTCCGATGATCGTCGAGGGGCAGAAGTACGTGCTCGGTGGATTGCCCGGCAGCGATTGGGCAGCCAATCTGCGAGCGGCGGGCGCGGCCGAGCTCAAGCAGGGTAAGAACACCGAACGTGTCCGCGTCGTCGAGTTGCCACCCGACGAGGCACGCCCGCTCCTGCGGTTGTTCCCCGTGGAGGTGCCGACGGGCGTGGGCTTCATGAAGAAGGCGGGGCTGGTGACCGGACCCAACCCCGACGAGTACGAGGCACTGGCAGGTCGCTGCCCCGTCTTCCGTTTCGATCCGGTAAGCGCATGA